The following nucleotide sequence is from Gammaproteobacteria bacterium.
GCTGCATCGAGCTAAGCAAAAGAAATAAGCCAATGATCAAGTAAATAGTTTTCATGCTAAATTTTGCAATATCAAATAAATTGCGCCTATGATTTAAACTATAGTGAGCTATTGGACTGAAGTAAAATAAAACCGTTTAAATACCCAATTAAAATATGACTAAAAGACCCATATACACGCTCGACAATTGCTTAAAAAAAGTGAACCTAAACCCGCATAGGCTCTCCCACAAAGGTTATCTGTATATATGCATTTGCTTATTTCTATCAAGTTTATTACTGGCTTGTGCTTCTACCCCGCCCTCCAAAACGTTGCCACAATCAAAAGTGGCGGTTTCAAGTGTTGACCATACAAATTATCGTAAACATGTGAGTGGCGATGTAGACACCGTAAAAGCAAAGCTCAAACAAGCACAAGATTTAGAGGCAGACAAGCAACACGCAACTGTTGAACAACTAGCCCAACAGATACTGGTAGATGTTGAATTGATACGAATTAAAACCCAACGTTTAAATGTAGAACAAGAAGTTAAAAAAATTGAAAGCAGCATTTCTAATTTACACGATGAATTGAACTGGCGCGAGCCCGTTCAACTTAGTCCACTAAATCAATAAGCGTTAATCATGTTCAGAATTTATTTAATTATTTTTATA
It contains:
- a CDS encoding DUF4398 domain-containing protein, with protein sequence MTKRPIYTLDNCLKKVNLNPHRLSHKGYLYICICLFLSSLLLACASTPPSKTLPQSKVAVSSVDHTNYRKHVSGDVDTVKAKLKQAQDLEADKQHATVEQLAQQILVDVELIRIKTQRLNVEQEVKKIESSISNLHDELNWREPVQLSPLNQ